The following coding sequences are from one Carcharodon carcharias isolate sCarCar2 chromosome 13, sCarCar2.pri, whole genome shotgun sequence window:
- the zmat5 gene encoding zinc finger matrin-type protein 5: MGKTYFCDYCGRSFQDNLHNRKKHLQGVQHQRAKKFWFDCFRDSATILAEELAKKPCRKFLQSGQCDFGANCKFSHMTDEDVQKLRQNVEEENKVEHDNRTAPDIGEWLAKRAKRKESNSHISGLEVEKEIDDEPVYWLPPGYHAVHELPPSLHPPPPGGWMPALNVEWG, translated from the exons ATGGGCAAAACCTATTTCTGTGATTATTGCGGCAGGTCGTTTCAAGACAATCTCCATAACAGAAAGAAACATTTACAAGGCGTTCAACATCAGAGGGCGAAGAAATTCTGGTTCGACTGTTTCCGAG ATAGTGCCACGATTTTGGCAGAAGAACTTGCCAAAAAGCCTTGCAGAAAATTTCTACAATCGG GTCAGTGTGATTTTGGTGCGAATTGCAAATTCTCCCATATGACTGATGAGGATGTTCAGAAGCTGAGACAAAATGTGGAAG AGGAAAACAAAGTAGAACACGATAACAGAACAGCCCCTGATATTGGAGAATGGTTGGCAAAGAGAGCTAAGAGGAAAGAGAGCAATTCACACATCAG tggttTGGAAGTGGAAAAAGAAATTGATGACGAACCTGTTTACTGGCTACCTCCAGGATATCATGCAGTTCATGAGCTACCTCCTTCTCTACATCCTCCACCTCCTGGAGGATGGATGCCTGCACTGAATGTTGAATGGGGTTAA
- the LOC121286236 gene encoding cytochrome b-c1 complex subunit 9-like, with translation MCAAAIGSGKMAVFRQVYNLVFKRTSTFALSIVLGAIFFERVFDQVGDAVFERINEGKLWKHIKHNYEKNEEA, from the exons ATGTGTGCGGCGGCGATTGGCAGTGGGAAGATGGCGGTGTTCAGGCAGGTTTACAACCTGGTGTTCAAGAGAACTTCCACCTTCGCGCTGAGCATTGTGCTGGGCGCCATCTTCTTCGAGAGGGTGTTCGACCAAGTCGGAGATGCTGTGTTTGAGCGCATCAATGAGGGG aAACTCTGGAAACACATCAAACACAATTATGAGAAAAATGAGGAAGCATAA